In a single window of the Streptomyces sp. CGMCC 4.7035 genome:
- a CDS encoding sensor histidine kinase, producing the protein MSIAVLVALVTSRYDESYDVLTGCTMALALLFRRHRPMLVMCVVSGLALIQYVVTNNLAAYDMALLVAMVSVVAHTRTMWHAYAAGAGVVLGVMALFGGMLPFGRAATESLSDIVAFGGVCAAVWLTAMVLRTRRLYVASLEARAATAEREREHLVRLAAAEERAEIARELHDVVAHSLAVMILQADGAGYVLKTDPDKAGSALQAIGDTGRDALADMHRIVRVLRGGRASGQGEAPDADADRRRVSLDDLETVAERARTAGLKVTLTVEGERDGLSTADELTVLRIVQESLTNVLRHAGPGADVTITLRFDKDVVLIGVVDDGAGKLAGSVPASERVSGGNGLVGMRERVEVSGGSFTAGPRLGTGWQVAAELPVRTTG; encoded by the coding sequence GTGTCGATCGCGGTGTTGGTGGCCCTGGTGACCTCGCGCTACGACGAATCGTACGACGTGCTCACAGGTTGCACGATGGCCCTGGCCCTGCTGTTCCGGCGCCATCGGCCGATGCTGGTGATGTGCGTGGTCTCGGGACTTGCGCTGATCCAGTACGTGGTGACAAATAACTTGGCCGCGTACGACATGGCGCTGCTCGTCGCGATGGTTTCCGTGGTCGCCCACACCCGGACGATGTGGCATGCCTACGCTGCCGGTGCGGGCGTGGTGCTGGGCGTGATGGCGCTTTTCGGCGGGATGCTTCCGTTCGGCAGGGCGGCGACCGAGAGTTTGAGCGACATCGTCGCGTTCGGTGGTGTCTGTGCGGCCGTATGGCTGACCGCCATGGTGCTGCGGACGCGTCGGCTGTACGTGGCCAGCCTGGAGGCCCGAGCCGCCACGGCTGAACGGGAGCGTGAGCACCTGGTGCGGCTCGCGGCCGCCGAGGAACGCGCCGAGATCGCCCGGGAGTTGCACGATGTGGTCGCCCACAGCCTGGCGGTGATGATTCTGCAGGCCGACGGTGCCGGATACGTCCTCAAGACGGATCCCGACAAGGCTGGTTCCGCGTTGCAGGCGATCGGCGACACCGGGCGTGACGCGCTGGCGGACATGCATCGGATCGTGCGGGTGCTGCGTGGCGGCCGCGCCTCAGGCCAGGGCGAGGCGCCGGATGCGGATGCCGACCGCCGCCGGGTCTCGCTGGACGATCTGGAGACCGTGGCCGAACGGGCCCGCACCGCCGGGCTGAAGGTAACGTTGACGGTCGAAGGCGAACGGGACGGGCTGTCGACGGCGGATGAACTGACCGTGTTGCGGATCGTCCAGGAGAGCCTGACCAACGTGCTGCGGCATGCCGGTCCCGGCGCGGACGTCACGATCACGCTGCGGTTCGACAAGGACGTGGTGCTGATCGGCGTGGTCGACGACGGCGCCGGCAAGCTGGCCGGCTCCGTGCCCGCGTCGGAAAGGGTCAGCGGTGGGAACGGTCTCGTAGGCATGCGCGAGCGCGTGGAGGTGTCCGGCGGCAGTTTCACCGCCGGACCGCGCCTGGGCACGGGTTGGCAGGTCGCTGCGGAGCTGCCGGTAAGGACGACGGGATGA
- a CDS encoding response regulator transcription factor, with product MNEMSGPIRVVVVDDQPLIRAGFAMVLAAQSDIEVVGEAENGADALRLLAATKADVVIMDIRMPVMDGVEATRRLTGLPEAPRVLVLTTFDTDEDAFAALQAGASGFLLKNTPPQEVVTAIRVVAGGESVVAPRITRQLLDRFAGKLDPSPRHDARLDLLTTRERDVLGLIAEGLSNSEIAARLFIAEATVKTHFGKILTKLDLRDRVQAVIFAYDVGLVSPAS from the coding sequence ATGAATGAGATGAGCGGGCCGATCCGTGTCGTCGTGGTGGACGACCAGCCACTGATCCGGGCGGGATTCGCCATGGTGCTGGCCGCGCAGAGTGACATCGAGGTCGTGGGCGAGGCGGAGAACGGCGCGGACGCCCTGAGGCTGCTGGCAGCCACCAAGGCCGATGTCGTCATCATGGACATCCGCATGCCCGTCATGGACGGGGTCGAGGCGACGCGCCGATTGACCGGACTCCCGGAAGCCCCCCGGGTGCTGGTGCTCACCACCTTCGACACCGATGAGGACGCCTTCGCCGCACTGCAGGCGGGAGCGAGTGGCTTCCTGCTGAAGAACACCCCACCGCAGGAAGTCGTGACGGCGATCCGTGTCGTGGCGGGCGGCGAGTCCGTCGTGGCCCCGCGCATCACCCGCCAGCTCCTGGACCGGTTCGCGGGCAAGCTGGACCCTTCGCCCCGCCACGACGCACGGCTGGACCTGTTGACCACGCGCGAACGGGACGTGCTCGGGCTGATAGCCGAGGGCCTCTCCAACAGTGAGATCGCCGCTCGCCTGTTCATCGCCGAGGCGACCGTGAAGACCCACTTCGGAAAGATCCTCACCAAGCTGGACCTGCGCGACCGCGTGCAGGCCGTCATCTTCGCCTACGACGTGGGCCTCGTCAGCCCCGCGAGCTGA
- a CDS encoding helix-turn-helix domain-containing protein — translation MSEERVVLRLSRARKAPRDLAVRARMVELSWSGQRVPAIADELRSSPKTVRRWLHRFNRSGLDGLEDLGGQGRKRRITEAERSQIIGLVKRPAPGRLTVQADGELAAADEAGPPEWTLDALAAEAGRLGIEIGRSQVRRILLAEGVRWRRTRSWTRSKDADFEGKGQGSSSSTPARPKAQRSSAPTNSDR, via the coding sequence ATGAGCGAGGAACGAGTCGTGCTTCGGCTGTCGCGAGCACGTAAGGCGCCGCGCGATCTGGCGGTGCGGGCTCGGATGGTCGAGTTGAGCTGGTCGGGACAGCGAGTACCGGCGATCGCGGACGAGTTGCGAAGCAGTCCCAAGACAGTCCGCCGCTGGTTGCACCGCTTCAACCGCTCGGGCCTGGACGGGCTGGAAGACCTGGGGGGACAGGGCCGCAAGCGGCGGATCACCGAGGCGGAACGCTCCCAGATCATCGGCCTGGTCAAACGGCCGGCACCGGGTCGGCTGACCGTGCAGGCCGACGGGGAGCTGGCCGCGGCGGACGAGGCCGGGCCGCCGGAGTGGACCCTCGATGCACTGGCGGCTGAGGCCGGGCGGCTGGGCATCGAGATCGGCCGCAGTCAGGTCCGCCGGATCCTGCTGGCCGAGGGGGTGCGCTGGCGTCGCACCCGATCCTGGACCCGCTCGAAGGACGCGGACTTCGAGGGAAAAGGACAAGGATCATCGAGCTCTACACCTGCCCGCCCGAAGGCGCAACGGTCGTCTGCGCCGACGAACTCGGACCGGTGA
- a CDS encoding FtsX-like permease family protein, which produces MNPSWRASVLGSQLAELLRRPGRLVTTGMSVLVAAFVVFATVMAQQITTNTTVDHFRGTPEAASLVATPSGDSAAISGTTLKKIRALPGVAEAVGRVQTGAPLAGPSEHWLELHSDPGTGPLSEVRLVKGTYPDRAGEIAVNNRAAEELELAPGTRTTLKIADRKDGDKTIKVTLTVTGVVKSTATAEQKAGGYTTDALVAPLADQPGFQHVDIRAKDGVPASELSEQVRGVLDKAPSAASLKSGSTVRAQEAREALNGNVREFFQVISVFLTVAVAAAAMVATSAFRIVFAQRLRQLALLRAIGAPQGRLVTALAVEGALVGAVSGSLGVLMALAAGYLAPSASRILAGEELSAPGFPVLRAVLVVVGAVLVTVCAVLAPALSAAGVSPLQALRAAGTVTGERGINHTRLAAGILLAIAATGLAVLQLRDLPQPGQMDYDRENAMMVTVASAGFAFLALIALGPLLVRPVLAVAGWPLRRLGSTGRLAVSGVGGTPRRAASVSVVVALGVALVSGALVSIDGLNRHLERTAAVDSPADFRVAGDGKGLDAGVVRQFATSPQLIHVTRYRSVQVTIGPKGAAKEIEVSDLDPYALPTGKSIGTVTGSLGDLGPGSAVVASGVADLLGVKAGDTLTLPPPLPASLERGDPHRRGSIKLTVAATLPGDGPGMADILVAPADLDRMGASKRATGIFADAATEGLAGRGKAQRALEALIREHLSHRDDVTISVLAEARDHDRNTIQMTGTIALGLLALTVLIAVVGVTATTSLTAIERTREFGLLRALGLGGSALRRIITVEAGLYGVLGGVLGLALGIPYAWLLIRIIVTDPPSRLPGGQLLAVFTALTILTALAGLLPARRATRITPMTALSSTE; this is translated from the coding sequence ATGAACCCCTCCTGGCGCGCGAGCGTCCTGGGATCGCAACTGGCCGAGCTGCTCCGGCGGCCCGGCCGACTGGTGACGACCGGGATGTCGGTCCTGGTGGCCGCCTTCGTGGTTTTCGCTACGGTCATGGCCCAGCAGATCACCACGAACACCACCGTCGACCACTTCCGCGGCACACCTGAAGCCGCAAGCCTGGTCGCAACCCCCAGCGGGGATTCCGCGGCCATCAGCGGTACCACGCTCAAGAAGATCCGCGCGTTGCCCGGTGTGGCCGAGGCCGTCGGCCGTGTGCAGACCGGCGCACCGCTCGCCGGTCCGTCCGAGCACTGGCTGGAACTGCACTCCGACCCCGGCACCGGGCCGCTGTCCGAGGTCCGGCTCGTCAAGGGAACCTATCCCGACCGCGCCGGTGAGATCGCCGTCAACAACCGGGCGGCCGAAGAACTGGAGCTCGCCCCCGGCACCCGCACGACCCTGAAGATCGCCGACCGCAAGGACGGGGACAAGACCATCAAGGTCACCCTCACCGTCACCGGTGTGGTGAAGAGCACCGCGACCGCCGAGCAGAAGGCCGGCGGTTACACCACCGACGCGCTTGTCGCGCCCCTTGCGGATCAGCCGGGCTTCCAGCACGTGGACATCCGCGCCAAGGACGGTGTCCCGGCGAGCGAGCTGTCCGAGCAGGTGCGCGGCGTACTCGACAAGGCGCCCTCCGCCGCGTCGCTCAAGTCCGGCAGCACCGTGCGGGCCCAGGAAGCACGCGAGGCCCTGAACGGGAACGTCCGTGAGTTCTTCCAGGTCATCTCCGTGTTCCTGACCGTGGCCGTGGCGGCCGCGGCCATGGTCGCCACCTCGGCCTTCCGCATCGTCTTCGCGCAGCGGCTGCGGCAGTTGGCACTTCTGCGCGCCATCGGTGCCCCGCAGGGCCGGCTGGTGACCGCTCTCGCCGTAGAGGGCGCCCTGGTGGGCGCGGTCTCGGGCTCGCTGGGTGTGCTGATGGCGCTGGCCGCCGGATACCTCGCCCCGTCGGCCTCCCGCATCCTCGCGGGAGAGGAGCTGTCGGCACCGGGCTTCCCCGTACTGCGTGCCGTGCTGGTGGTCGTGGGAGCCGTGCTGGTGACGGTCTGCGCGGTCCTGGCCCCCGCCCTGTCGGCGGCCGGCGTGTCACCGCTCCAGGCACTGCGCGCCGCCGGCACCGTCACGGGCGAGCGCGGCATCAACCACACCCGGCTCGCCGCCGGAATCCTCCTCGCCATTGCGGCCACGGGGCTCGCCGTTCTGCAACTCCGCGATCTGCCCCAGCCCGGGCAGATGGATTACGACCGCGAGAACGCCATGATGGTCACCGTCGCCTCGGCCGGCTTCGCCTTTCTGGCGCTCATCGCCCTGGGCCCGCTCCTGGTCCGCCCCGTGCTGGCCGTGGCCGGGTGGCCGTTGCGCCGGCTGGGCAGCACCGGCAGACTGGCCGTCAGCGGTGTCGGAGGCACGCCCCGCCGTGCCGCGTCCGTATCCGTCGTCGTCGCCCTCGGTGTCGCTCTGGTCTCCGGCGCCCTCGTCAGCATCGACGGCCTCAACCGCCATCTGGAACGCACCGCCGCCGTCGACTCCCCCGCCGACTTCCGGGTCGCGGGTGACGGCAAGGGCCTGGACGCCGGCGTCGTACGGCAGTTCGCCACATCCCCCCAGCTGATCCATGTCACCCGCTACCGCAGCGTCCAGGTCACCATCGGCCCCAAGGGGGCGGCCAAGGAGATCGAGGTCTCGGACCTGGATCCGTACGCCCTGCCCACCGGCAAGTCCATCGGCACCGTCACCGGCTCCCTCGGGGACCTGGGCCCGGGCAGCGCGGTCGTCGCATCCGGCGTGGCCGACCTCCTCGGTGTCAAGGCGGGCGACACCCTCACCCTCCCTCCCCCACTCCCGGCTTCGCTCGAGCGGGGGGACCCCCATCGCCGCGGCAGCATCAAGCTGACCGTCGCCGCCACGCTGCCCGGTGACGGCCCGGGCATGGCAGACATCCTGGTCGCACCCGCCGACCTCGACCGGATGGGCGCCTCCAAGAGGGCGACGGGCATCTTCGCCGACGCCGCCACCGAGGGCCTCGCCGGCCGCGGCAAGGCGCAGCGGGCGCTGGAAGCCCTGATCCGTGAACACCTCTCCCATCGGGACGACGTCACCATCAGCGTCCTGGCGGAAGCCCGGGACCACGACCGGAACACGATCCAGATGACGGGCACCATCGCACTCGGGCTCCTCGCCCTGACTGTCCTCATCGCCGTCGTCGGCGTCACCGCCACCACCAGCCTGACCGCGATCGAACGCACCCGTGAGTTCGGACTGCTGCGCGCTCTGGGACTGGGCGGCAGCGCGCTGCGCCGGATCATCACCGTGGAAGCCGGCCTGTACGGAGTCCTCGGCGGCGTCCTCGGCCTGGCCCTCGGCATTCCCTACGCCTGGTTGCTCATCCGCATCATCGTCACCGACCCACCCTCGCGGCTGCCCGGAGGACAACTGCTGGCGGTCTTCACCGCCCTGACGATCCTCACGGCCCTCGCCGGACTCCTGCCCGCGCGTCGCGCCACCCGTATCACCCCGATGACCGCACTGAGCAGCACCGAATGA
- a CDS encoding IS110 family transposase has translation MLQATRIALGRLAHRIGQLSEQIRDVDACLTRLVKCHAPQLLDVVGIGPDTAVTLLITERDNPERLDSEASFAVLRGVSPVERSSGRRQFRRLNRGGDRQANAALHRIVFTRLRVDLRTQDYYERRIKEGKTRRETVRCLQRYAAREGFRLVRQLQPAPRS, from the coding sequence GTGCTGCAGGCCACTCGGATCGCATTGGGTCGGCTGGCTCACCGGATCGGCCAGCTCTCCGAGCAGATCCGGGACGTGGACGCTTGTCTGACCCGTCTCGTCAAGTGTCATGCCCCGCAGCTGCTCGACGTGGTGGGGATCGGTCCGGACACGGCGGTCACGTTGCTGATCACGGAGAGGGACAACCCGGAACGGCTGGACAGCGAGGCGTCGTTCGCCGTGCTGCGCGGTGTCAGCCCTGTCGAGCGCTCGTCGGGACGCCGGCAGTTCCGTCGCCTCAACCGCGGCGGCGACCGGCAGGCCAACGCCGCGCTCCACCGCATCGTGTTCACCCGTCTGCGGGTCGATCTGCGCACTCAGGACTACTACGAGCGCCGGATCAAGGAGGGTAAGACCCGGCGCGAAACCGTCCGTTGCCTCCAACGCTATGCGGCCCGGGAGGGTTTTCGCCTGGTCAGACAGCTACAGCCAGCACCCCGCTCATAG
- a CDS encoding ABC transporter ATP-binding protein yields MTQGTGNAAAVGEYIAAAVDLVKTYNQGETQVRALDGVTVGFARAQFTAIAGPSGSGKSTLMHCMAGLDAATSGHIALDGTQLNGLSDRALTRVRRDKVGFVFQSFNLLPQLTALENIALPVTMSGRRLDRDLLDHLVGVLGIGNRMSHRPSELSGGQQQRVALARALVARPAVVFADEPTGNLDSRSGTEVLDFLRRSVRDLGQTVVMVTHDPRAAAYADRVLVLADGRIVDDVDTASGSDVTLALGTVGRAG; encoded by the coding sequence ATGACGCAGGGAACGGGAAATGCCGCAGCCGTTGGTGAGTACATCGCCGCGGCCGTGGATCTGGTGAAGACCTACAACCAGGGAGAGACGCAAGTCAGGGCCCTGGACGGAGTGACAGTCGGCTTTGCCCGAGCGCAATTCACGGCTATCGCGGGCCCGTCGGGCTCGGGCAAGTCGACGTTGATGCACTGTATGGCCGGCCTCGACGCGGCCACGTCGGGCCACATAGCCCTGGATGGCACGCAGTTGAACGGCCTGTCCGATCGGGCGCTGACCCGGGTGCGGCGGGACAAGGTCGGCTTCGTCTTCCAGTCGTTCAACCTGCTGCCGCAGCTGACGGCTCTTGAGAACATCGCGCTGCCTGTCACCATGTCCGGCCGGCGTCTGGACCGCGATCTGCTCGACCACCTTGTCGGCGTGCTCGGCATCGGCAACCGGATGTCCCATCGGCCGAGCGAACTGTCCGGCGGCCAGCAGCAGCGCGTGGCGCTGGCCCGGGCCCTGGTGGCCCGGCCCGCCGTGGTCTTCGCCGATGAGCCCACCGGCAATCTGGACTCGCGCTCGGGCACGGAGGTACTCGACTTCCTGCGCCGCTCCGTGCGCGACCTCGGCCAGACCGTGGTCATGGTGACGCACGACCCACGTGCCGCCGCCTACGCCGACCGCGTGCTCGTCCTCGCCGACGGACGCATCGTCGACGACGTCGACACGGCGTCCGGCTCCGATGTCACCCTGGCACTGGGCACCGTGGGGAGGGCCGGATGA
- a CDS encoding ATP-binding protein, which translates to MAAGGRRPSAERVRQRRSAAVRKRVHDKALVEVRGCLRDWDDGRDAAREAKAVAETIIAPEYEGRVLIELLQNAHDAHPAGAADGRIEIRLDEDEGEHGTLYVANRGKPFGGKNFKDLCSIALSSKRADAGIGHKGVGFKSVLHLCDAPRSTAWPGRDPGSPTGLPSGSPDSTTTTHSPGRWHPNAPVSPDT; encoded by the coding sequence ATGGCAGCGGGGGGCCGGCGACCGTCGGCGGAGCGTGTGCGGCAGCGCCGGTCGGCCGCCGTGCGCAAGCGCGTTCACGACAAGGCACTGGTCGAGGTGCGCGGCTGCCTGCGGGACTGGGACGACGGCCGTGACGCGGCCCGCGAAGCCAAGGCCGTGGCCGAGACGATCATCGCGCCCGAGTACGAGGGCAGGGTGCTCATCGAGTTGTTGCAGAACGCGCACGACGCGCACCCGGCCGGCGCCGCCGACGGACGTATCGAGATCCGGCTGGACGAGGACGAGGGTGAGCACGGCACCCTCTATGTGGCCAATCGCGGCAAGCCGTTCGGCGGCAAGAACTTCAAGGACTTGTGCAGCATCGCCCTGTCCAGCAAGCGCGCCGACGCCGGGATCGGCCACAAGGGCGTCGGCTTCAAGAGCGTGCTGCACCTGTGCGACGCCCCGAGGTCTACAGCGTGGCCAGGGAGGGATCCCGGGTCCCCGACGGGTTTACCTTCCGGTTCGCCCGACTCGACGACTACGACGCACTCGCCCGGGAGGTGGCACCCGAACGCGCCGGTTTCGCCGGATACTTGA
- a CDS encoding response regulator transcription factor: MSVPPPAIRVLVCEDQALVRAGFVTILSAQPDMEVVGEAVDGREAIRIAQELKPDVVVMDIRMPLLDGIEATRRLAGPDSASPARILVVTTFNVDEYVYEALRAGASGFLLKDAPPPELINAVHVVARGESLLAPAVTRTLIGRFAERVRPSAAPASPERERLKVLTPREHEVLLLISEGLSNAEIATELVISHETVKTYVSRILTKLDLRDRVQAVVLAYRAGLAGDGDRA; this comes from the coding sequence GTGAGTGTTCCGCCCCCTGCGATCAGGGTGCTGGTCTGCGAAGACCAGGCCCTCGTGCGTGCCGGCTTCGTCACGATCCTCTCCGCCCAGCCCGACATGGAGGTCGTGGGCGAGGCCGTGGACGGCCGGGAGGCGATCCGGATCGCGCAGGAGCTGAAGCCGGACGTCGTCGTCATGGACATCCGTATGCCCCTGCTCGACGGAATCGAGGCCACCCGCCGCCTGGCGGGGCCCGACTCCGCCAGCCCCGCCAGGATCCTCGTCGTGACGACCTTCAACGTCGACGAGTACGTGTACGAGGCCCTGCGCGCAGGCGCCAGCGGCTTCCTGCTGAAGGACGCCCCGCCGCCCGAACTGATCAACGCCGTACACGTCGTCGCCCGCGGCGAGTCCCTCCTGGCCCCCGCCGTCACCCGCACCCTGATCGGCCGCTTCGCCGAACGCGTACGCCCCTCCGCCGCCCCCGCGTCCCCCGAGCGCGAGCGCCTGAAGGTCCTCACCCCCCGCGAGCACGAGGTCCTGCTCCTCATCAGCGAGGGCCTGTCGAACGCCGAGATCGCCACCGAGCTGGTCATCAGCCACGAGACCGTGAAGACCTACGTCTCCCGCATCCTCACCAAACTGGACCTCCGCGACCGCGTCCAGGCGGTGGTCCTGGCGTACCGGGCGGGGTTGGCGGGGGACGGCGACCGAGCCTGA
- a CDS encoding helix-turn-helix domain-containing protein: MHQESKELSGPRYSPIHIRATWDGTGSVEDASRALGFSRAKGYDLIRRGEFPCRVLRIGRTTRVVTASLLRVLESGVPEYNGTHAGRDTS; this comes from the coding sequence ATGCATCAAGAAAGCAAAGAGCTGTCAGGCCCCCGCTACAGCCCTATCCACATTCGGGCTACCTGGGACGGAACGGGGAGCGTGGAAGATGCATCAAGGGCACTGGGATTCTCACGAGCGAAGGGCTACGACCTCATTCGTCGTGGAGAGTTCCCCTGCCGCGTGCTGCGCATCGGCCGTACGACACGTGTCGTCACCGCGTCCCTGCTCCGCGTGCTCGAGAGCGGGGTGCCTGAGTACAACGGTACCCACGCTGGCCGCGACACGTCGTAG
- a CDS encoding alpha/beta fold hydrolase: protein MLVSTLAGTALAACGADAKGAQPANVSGKSAGQTAGAAEITWGKCPALAEGQTRDPHLACGTLEVPLDYQNPGGTKIDVAVSRLSTAKPGKRRGVLLLNPGGPALGGLDTPETMAPTLPKSVLERYDLIGFDPRGVEHSTPQSCGLKDPTVTGLFPYPAADGSITKNLALAKADAKQCADTVGKNLRYYNTANTARDMDRIRQALGEQKISYWGQSYGTYLGAVYRSLFQNHTDRMILEGNVDPTKVWANQVADTWGKGMADRFPDAARVAAAKDSTLKLGTNVAQVTHTYLTLADRLDRTPAAIPGASASLDGALLRNMTYALLLHNNTLPVLTNFWKAADDLTHGSTTAADAAVLKEVFADTPTSPGIPADNQATMFMALTCGDAEWPHDVDGYAARTAADREKWPLTAGMPANIWACAYWDKPAEATVKVVPGGPRNTLILQNRRDNATTWESGVGLHKALGDGSAFVGVDNGGHYVYNEGSACADKATVGLLTTGHLPDKDVYCTDVTQK from the coding sequence GTGTTGGTTTCCACGCTGGCAGGAACCGCACTGGCCGCGTGTGGTGCCGACGCCAAGGGCGCGCAACCGGCCAATGTCTCCGGCAAGAGCGCCGGCCAGACTGCGGGCGCCGCCGAGATCACCTGGGGCAAGTGCCCGGCACTGGCCGAGGGACAAACCCGTGACCCCCACCTGGCCTGCGGGACGTTGGAGGTGCCCTTGGACTACCAGAACCCGGGCGGCACGAAGATCGACGTGGCGGTCTCCCGGCTGTCCACCGCCAAACCCGGGAAACGACGTGGCGTCCTGCTGCTGAATCCCGGTGGGCCGGCCCTGGGCGGTCTCGACACGCCCGAAACCATGGCGCCCACGCTGCCGAAGTCCGTGCTGGAGCGCTACGACCTGATCGGCTTCGACCCGCGCGGCGTCGAACACAGCACCCCGCAGAGCTGCGGTCTCAAGGACCCCACCGTGACCGGGCTCTTCCCCTATCCCGCCGCGGACGGCTCGATCACCAAGAACCTGGCCCTCGCCAAAGCCGACGCCAAACAGTGCGCCGACACCGTCGGCAAGAACCTGCGGTACTACAACACCGCCAACACCGCCCGCGACATGGACCGCATCCGCCAGGCACTCGGTGAGCAGAAGATCTCCTACTGGGGCCAGTCCTACGGCACCTACCTCGGCGCCGTCTACCGCTCCCTCTTCCAGAACCACACCGACCGCATGATCCTGGAAGGCAACGTCGACCCCACCAAGGTCTGGGCCAACCAAGTCGCGGACACCTGGGGCAAGGGCATGGCCGACCGGTTCCCCGACGCCGCCCGCGTCGCCGCGGCCAAGGACAGCACCCTCAAGCTGGGTACGAACGTCGCGCAGGTGACCCACACCTACCTCACCCTCGCCGACCGGCTCGACCGCACGCCCGCAGCGATTCCCGGCGCATCGGCGTCGCTGGACGGAGCGCTGCTGCGGAACATGACCTACGCCCTGCTCCTGCACAACAACACCCTTCCCGTGCTCACCAACTTCTGGAAAGCCGCCGACGACCTGACCCACGGCAGCACCACGGCCGCCGACGCCGCGGTTCTCAAGGAGGTGTTCGCCGACACACCGACGTCCCCGGGCATCCCCGCGGACAACCAGGCCACCATGTTCATGGCTCTCACCTGCGGCGACGCCGAATGGCCGCACGACGTCGACGGCTACGCCGCCCGCACCGCCGCCGACCGCGAGAAGTGGCCGCTCACCGCGGGCATGCCCGCCAACATCTGGGCATGCGCCTACTGGGACAAGCCGGCTGAGGCGACGGTCAAGGTGGTGCCCGGCGGCCCGCGCAACACCCTGATCCTCCAGAACCGCCGGGACAACGCCACCACGTGGGAAAGCGGCGTCGGACTGCACAAGGCCCTCGGTGACGGCTCCGCCTTCGTCGGCGTCGACAACGGCGGGCACTACGTCTACAACGAAGGCTCCGCCTGCGCCGACAAGGCCACCGTCGGCCTGCTGACCACCGGCCACCTGCCGGACAAGGACGTCTACTGCACCGATGTCACCCAGAAGTAA
- a CDS encoding transposase has protein sequence MIPRSFPPAPGWSLDGHRIKSEVDYGRGPEKTWVYGAPRVRDGHEVTMTASSRNSAFYQQFLQKVEAANPTGDIYVVTDNLSSHNSLSTRTWLEDHPRIRHVFIPSEPAGSTFRKAGGASFARLPSPASRSPGHPRSIKQPAWQHPS, from the coding sequence GTGATCCCACGCTCCTTCCCGCCGGCGCCGGGCTGGTCGCTGGACGGCCACCGCATCAAATCCGAGGTCGACTACGGTCGCGGGCCGGAGAAGACCTGGGTTTACGGCGCTCCGCGGGTCAGGGACGGACACGAGGTCACGATGACTGCTTCCTCCCGTAACAGTGCCTTCTACCAGCAGTTTCTTCAGAAGGTCGAGGCAGCCAATCCCACCGGGGACATCTACGTCGTCACCGACAACCTGTCCTCGCACAACAGCCTGTCCACCCGGACCTGGCTGGAAGACCACCCCCGAATCCGGCACGTCTTCATCCCGTCGGAGCCTGCTGGCTCAACCTTCAGGAAGGCTGGTGGCGCATCTTTCGCAAGGCTGCCCTCGCCGGCCAGTCGTTCGCCGGGCCACCCGAGATCGATCAAGCAACCCGCCTGGCAACATCCCAGCTGA